The proteins below are encoded in one region of Polynucleobacter sp. AP-Elch-400A-B2:
- a CDS encoding proline--tRNA ligase, whose amino-acid sequence MKASQSFLATLKEAPSDAEVVSHKLMVRAGLIRKLSAGIYNYLPLGLKSIRKVENIIREEMNRAGAIELLMPMIQPAELWQETGRWEKMGPELLRIKDRHDRDFLIQPTSEEVVTDLARNEIKSYKQLPVNFYQIQTKFRDERRPRFGIMRGREFSMKDAYSFDRDAEGLKKSYQIMFDAYTRIFKRMGLNFRAVTADNGAIGGSGSQEFHVIADTGEDAIVYCPNSDYAANLEAAESVSLIGTRGAAAHALSKVATPNQTNCAEVAKFLNLPLEQTVKSLLFAADQAKGPVKLFMVLVRGDHELNEIKASKIPGMTESRFASEAEIKQACNAPAGYLGPVGVTADVTVVADRTVANMADFVCGANDIGHHLTGVNWGRDLQEPLVMDLRNAVAGDPSPDGKGVVDICRGIEVGHVFQLGTRYSEAMGCTYLDQQGKAQPMVMGCYGIGVTRLLGAAIEQGNDERGIIWPISMAPFEVVICPMGYDKSEAVKAAADQLHDELITAGVDVVLDDRGERPGAMFADWELIGVPFRVVIGDRGLADAQVELKGRTDAESENIPLAEIKAKVIAAVAAAKKLVS is encoded by the coding sequence ATGAAAGCTTCACAATCATTTCTCGCCACGCTTAAAGAAGCCCCTTCAGACGCTGAGGTGGTATCGCACAAACTCATGGTGCGCGCCGGTTTAATTCGTAAGCTCAGTGCAGGCATTTACAACTATTTACCCTTGGGTTTGAAGTCTATTCGCAAGGTTGAAAATATTATTCGCGAAGAAATGAATCGCGCTGGTGCTATTGAGTTGCTCATGCCAATGATTCAACCTGCAGAGTTATGGCAAGAGACCGGTCGCTGGGAAAAGATGGGCCCAGAATTGCTACGCATCAAAGATCGCCATGATCGCGATTTTTTAATTCAGCCAACCTCTGAAGAGGTGGTGACAGATTTAGCGCGAAACGAAATTAAGAGTTACAAACAACTCCCGGTGAATTTTTATCAAATTCAGACGAAGTTCCGCGACGAGCGCCGCCCACGTTTTGGAATTATGCGTGGACGCGAGTTCAGTATGAAAGATGCTTACTCCTTTGATCGTGATGCTGAGGGTCTGAAGAAGTCCTATCAAATCATGTTTGATGCTTACACACGTATTTTTAAACGTATGGGTTTGAATTTCCGTGCAGTCACAGCAGATAACGGCGCTATTGGTGGATCGGGCAGTCAAGAGTTTCATGTAATCGCCGATACCGGTGAAGATGCCATTGTGTATTGCCCGAATTCGGATTACGCCGCCAATCTTGAGGCTGCTGAATCGGTCTCATTGATTGGTACACGTGGTGCTGCAGCTCATGCACTATCTAAAGTTGCGACACCAAATCAAACAAACTGTGCAGAGGTTGCCAAGTTTTTAAACTTACCATTAGAGCAAACTGTGAAGTCCTTGCTATTTGCTGCCGATCAAGCAAAAGGTCCAGTAAAATTATTTATGGTGCTAGTGCGTGGTGACCACGAGCTTAATGAAATCAAGGCGAGCAAGATTCCTGGTATGACAGAGTCACGCTTTGCCAGTGAAGCTGAGATCAAGCAAGCCTGTAACGCACCAGCTGGCTATTTAGGTCCAGTTGGAGTTACTGCTGATGTAACCGTAGTCGCAGATCGTACCGTTGCCAATATGGCTGACTTTGTATGCGGCGCTAATGATATTGGGCATCACTTAACCGGTGTGAACTGGGGCCGTGATTTGCAAGAGCCTTTGGTGATGGATTTGCGTAATGCTGTGGCGGGAGATCCTTCGCCTGATGGCAAAGGGGTTGTCGATATTTGCCGCGGCATCGAAGTAGGTCATGTATTCCAATTGGGTACGCGTTACTCTGAGGCGATGGGCTGTACTTACCTAGATCAGCAAGGCAAAGCACAGCCGATGGTGATGGGTTGTTATGGCATTGGTGTAACTCGCTTATTAGGCGCTGCAATTGAGCAGGGCAATGATGAGCGTGGAATCATTTGGCCGATTTCGATGGCGCCATTTGAAGTAGTGATCTGCCCAATGGGCTACGACAAGTCAGAGGCAGTGAAAGCTGCTGCCGATCAATTACATGATGAATTAATTACTGCTGGAGTAGATGTAGTACTCGACGACCGTGGCGAAAGACCAGGCGCGATGTTTGCTGATTGGGAGCTTATTGGCGTTCCGTTCCGTGTCGTGATTGGTGATCGCGGTCTTGCAGATGCTCAAGTGGAATTGAAGGGACGTACTGATGCTGAATCAGAAAATATTCCACTGGCAGAAATTAAAGCAAAAGTGATTGCTGCAGTTGCTGCAGCTAAGAAACTCGTTTCTTAA
- the ampD gene encoding 1,6-anhydro-N-acetylmuramyl-L-alanine amidase AmpD encodes MIKWLLFIAGAGALYLWIKGKKQTKLNTDEAAKIKAERSKVVEPEVIVQCHHCSVHLPRPEAIMQEARFYCSQEHLDSLDAQGWLGSAAWHMSPNQDMRPEGLVPDLMVIHHISLPPGGFVDNNSTQFIVDFFQNKLDSSLHPYFEEIADQKVSSHFLISRRGEVFQFVSTHNKAWHAGASSFLGREKCNDFSIGIELEGDGDHPFEDIQYSALAKLSSQIQSVYLNLQFAGHSDIAPGRKADPGKQFDWKKFQGKNNIPVEKLPFGLNTR; translated from the coding sequence TTGATTAAGTGGCTTCTATTCATTGCTGGCGCAGGTGCTTTATACCTTTGGATAAAAGGGAAAAAACAAACAAAGCTCAATACAGATGAGGCCGCCAAGATAAAAGCCGAGCGAAGCAAAGTGGTTGAGCCGGAGGTGATTGTCCAATGCCACCATTGCTCTGTGCATCTTCCAAGGCCTGAAGCGATCATGCAGGAGGCGCGCTTCTATTGTTCGCAAGAGCATCTCGATAGCTTGGACGCCCAAGGCTGGCTTGGTTCGGCTGCTTGGCATATGTCACCCAACCAAGATATGCGACCGGAGGGCCTTGTACCGGACCTAATGGTGATCCATCACATCAGCCTTCCACCCGGTGGATTCGTCGATAACAATTCCACCCAATTTATCGTAGATTTTTTTCAAAATAAGCTGGATTCTTCCTTACATCCCTATTTTGAAGAAATTGCCGATCAAAAGGTATCCAGCCATTTTTTGATTTCTCGCCGTGGCGAGGTCTTTCAGTTCGTATCCACCCATAACAAAGCCTGGCACGCCGGCGCCTCATCTTTTTTGGGGCGAGAAAAGTGCAATGATTTTTCGATTGGTATCGAGCTAGAGGGGGATGGCGATCATCCCTTTGAAGATATTCAGTACTCCGCCTTGGCTAAATTAAGCTCCCAAATACAATCCGTTTACCTCAATCTTCAATTTGCTGGGCACAGCGATATTGCCCCGGGTAGAAAAGCTGACCCAGGCAAGCAGTTTGATTGGAAGAAGTTTCAGGGTAAAAACAACATTCCTGTCGAAAAATTACCCTTTGGTTTAAATACGCGTTAG
- the ffh gene encoding signal recognition particle protein — translation MLENLTDRLSRVVKTMRGQARLTEANTAEMLREIRLALLEADVALPVVKSLLEQIKFKALGEEVVGSLSPGQALVGVVQRELAQVMRGDATQSGELNLATQPPAVILMAGLQGAGKTTSVGKLAKFLQEKKKKKVLTVSCDVYRPAAIEQLETVSKQVGAEFFPSNINQKPSEIAAAALDWARRHYFDVLLVDTAGRLGIDEALMQEIKALHANLNPIETLFVVDAMLGQDAVNTAKAFHEALPLTGVILTKLDGDSRGGAALSVRQVTGVPLKFIGVAEKMDGLEAFDAERMASRILGMGDILALVEQAQQNVDVAKAEKLASKISKGGFDLGDFRDQLAQMQQMGGMASLMDKLPSHMAQAASKTNLSAADKQTKRMRGIIDSMTPKERAKPELLKATRKRRIAAGAGVEVQEVNRLLAQFEQMQTMMKQFKGGKMARTMASMAAKGAAKGIGGLFKK, via the coding sequence ATGCTTGAGAATCTCACCGATCGCCTATCTCGTGTTGTTAAAACAATGCGGGGGCAAGCTCGCCTCACTGAGGCGAACACCGCAGAAATGCTCCGGGAGATCCGCCTGGCCTTATTAGAGGCCGATGTTGCGCTTCCAGTAGTTAAATCCTTACTAGAACAAATTAAATTTAAAGCCCTCGGAGAGGAAGTGGTTGGAAGCCTCAGCCCAGGGCAAGCGCTGGTTGGTGTTGTTCAGCGTGAACTGGCTCAAGTCATGCGTGGTGACGCTACCCAAAGTGGCGAACTGAATCTAGCAACCCAACCACCAGCAGTAATTCTGATGGCCGGCTTACAGGGCGCAGGAAAAACTACCTCGGTTGGTAAGTTGGCCAAGTTTTTGCAAGAAAAGAAGAAAAAGAAAGTCCTCACCGTCTCTTGTGACGTCTATCGTCCTGCAGCCATCGAGCAGCTAGAAACTGTCAGCAAACAAGTTGGTGCTGAATTTTTCCCAAGCAACATCAATCAAAAGCCGAGTGAAATTGCTGCTGCCGCTCTAGATTGGGCACGCCGCCATTACTTTGATGTGCTGCTAGTAGATACGGCGGGTCGTCTCGGCATTGATGAAGCGCTCATGCAAGAAATCAAAGCCTTGCATGCCAACCTCAATCCAATTGAAACACTGTTTGTTGTTGATGCCATGCTAGGTCAAGATGCTGTTAATACCGCTAAAGCTTTCCATGAAGCACTTCCACTTACCGGTGTCATTCTTACCAAGTTAGATGGTGATTCACGCGGTGGTGCAGCGCTTTCAGTGCGTCAGGTCACTGGAGTACCACTCAAGTTCATTGGTGTTGCCGAAAAAATGGATGGCCTCGAAGCATTTGATGCCGAGAGAATGGCAAGCCGTATTTTGGGCATGGGCGATATTCTTGCTTTAGTTGAGCAAGCCCAACAAAACGTCGACGTTGCCAAAGCAGAAAAGCTAGCGAGCAAGATTTCTAAAGGCGGATTTGATCTAGGTGACTTCCGAGATCAACTTGCACAAATGCAACAAATGGGCGGGATGGCCAGCTTGATGGATAAGCTACCAAGTCATATGGCACAAGCAGCCTCCAAAACAAATTTGAGTGCTGCCGACAAACAAACCAAACGCATGCGCGGTATTATTGATAGCATGACACCAAAAGAGCGTGCAAAACCTGAATTACTAAAAGCAACTCGAAAACGTCGTATAGCAGCTGGTGCAGGCGTTGAGGTTCAAGAAGTGAATCGCCTGCTGGCACAGTTTGAGCAAATGCAAACCATGATGAAGCAGTTTAAGGGCGGCAAGATGGCGCGCACTATGGCATCCATGGCAGCTAAAGGAGCCGCCAAAGGTATTGGCGGACTCTTTAAAAAATAA
- a CDS encoding ribonucleoside-diphosphate reductase subunit alpha, whose translation MTYANPQAAGQTAGTNNPGISSSESMNQSPSASFVAGGVGGGQATQLSDYKIIRRNGSVVAFEPSKIAIAVTKAFLAVNGGQGAASARVREQVEQLTHAVVRALLRSRPNGGTFHIEDIQDQVELALMRSGEHNVARAYVLYREKRNQERAAQQTTAQETESSLQANEPGLKVLDNGVEKFLDMAALRTIIEAACEGLGNNIDASPIITETIKNLYDGVPMAQVYDSAILASRTLIEKDPAYSQVTARILMHVIRKEILGREVLQGDMQAEYGSYFAKYINEGITAELLDPRMRDFDLPRLAAALNASRDLQFNYLGLQTLYDRYFLHIEDRRIEMPQAFFMRVAMGLSLNELDRERRAIEFYEILSTFDFMSSTPTLFNSATTRPQLSSCYLTTVDDDLEGIYEALKENALLSKFAGGLGNDWTNVRALGSHIKGTNGKSQGVVPFLKVVNDTAVAVNQGGKRKGAVCAYLETWHLDIEEFLELRKNTGDDRRRTHDMNTSNWIPDLFMKRVMEGGDWTLFSPSNTPDLHDKFGKAFEEAYVAYEKKVDAGELKPFRRIPAQQLWRKMLGMLFETGHPWITFKDPCNIRSPQQHIGVVHSSNLCTEITLNTNESEIAVCNLGSVNLTAHMTTDASGKMILDHEKLQKTIRTAMRMLDNVIDINYYAVAKARNSNLKHRPVGMGIMGFQDCLHMQRIPYASDEAVKFADSSMEAVCYYAYQASNELAEERGVYSTYKGSLWDRGILPQDSVALLAAERGGYLEVDSSSTMNWDGLRARIKQHGMRNSNCVAIAPTATISNIIGVSACIEPTFQNLFVKSNLSGEFTVVNEYLVRDLKDRGLWDEVMIADLKYFDGTLSKIDRVPQDLRDLYATAFEVEPSWLVEAASRRQKWIDQAQSLNIYMGGASGKKLDDTYKLAWLRGLKTTYYLRTMAATHVEKSTVASGQLNAVSSGGGVNGTDAAAAQELDGPACTMRPGDAGFEECEACQ comes from the coding sequence ATGACATACGCCAACCCTCAGGCAGCGGGACAGACTGCCGGCACAAATAATCCAGGGATAAGTTCGTCCGAATCGATGAATCAATCCCCATCTGCTAGCTTTGTTGCTGGTGGCGTGGGAGGTGGCCAAGCTACCCAATTATCCGATTACAAAATCATTCGCCGAAATGGTTCAGTGGTGGCGTTTGAGCCATCCAAAATCGCCATTGCGGTTACAAAAGCATTTTTAGCAGTTAATGGCGGTCAAGGCGCTGCTTCTGCACGTGTACGTGAGCAGGTTGAGCAGCTCACCCACGCAGTAGTTCGTGCTTTATTGCGTAGTCGGCCAAATGGCGGTACTTTCCATATCGAGGATATTCAAGATCAAGTGGAGTTGGCGTTGATGCGGAGTGGTGAGCACAACGTTGCTCGTGCATATGTTCTTTATCGTGAAAAGCGCAATCAAGAACGTGCTGCACAGCAGACCACTGCACAAGAAACTGAATCATCCCTTCAAGCTAATGAGCCAGGTTTGAAGGTATTAGACAACGGTGTTGAGAAGTTTTTGGATATGGCGGCCTTGCGCACCATTATCGAGGCTGCCTGTGAAGGCCTTGGCAATAATATTGATGCAAGCCCAATCATTACTGAAACTATCAAAAATTTGTACGATGGCGTACCAATGGCTCAGGTGTATGACTCCGCAATTTTGGCATCACGCACGTTGATTGAAAAAGATCCCGCATATAGTCAAGTAACTGCCCGTATCTTGATGCACGTGATTCGTAAGGAAATCCTCGGTCGCGAAGTATTGCAAGGCGATATGCAAGCAGAGTACGGCAGCTATTTTGCCAAGTACATCAATGAAGGTATTACTGCTGAGCTCTTAGACCCACGTATGCGTGATTTTGATTTACCAAGATTGGCTGCTGCTTTGAATGCAAGTCGTGACTTGCAATTCAACTACCTCGGTTTGCAAACTTTGTATGACCGTTATTTCTTGCACATTGAAGATCGCCGTATTGAAATGCCACAGGCATTCTTCATGCGCGTTGCAATGGGCTTGTCTTTGAATGAGTTAGATCGTGAGCGTCGTGCAATCGAGTTCTATGAAATCCTTTCTACATTTGATTTCATGTCCAGTACGCCAACCTTGTTTAACTCAGCGACTACACGTCCTCAGTTATCCAGCTGCTACTTGACAACGGTGGATGATGATCTTGAGGGTATCTACGAAGCTTTGAAGGAGAATGCTCTCCTGTCAAAGTTTGCTGGCGGTTTGGGTAATGACTGGACAAACGTACGTGCTTTGGGAAGCCATATCAAAGGCACTAACGGAAAGTCACAGGGTGTTGTTCCATTCTTAAAAGTGGTGAACGACACAGCGGTTGCGGTGAATCAAGGTGGTAAGCGTAAGGGTGCGGTTTGCGCCTACTTAGAGACGTGGCACTTAGATATTGAAGAGTTCCTCGAGTTGCGTAAGAACACTGGTGATGATCGTCGCCGTACGCATGATATGAATACCTCAAACTGGATCCCTGACTTGTTCATGAAGCGCGTGATGGAAGGTGGTGATTGGACATTATTCTCGCCTTCAAATACACCTGATCTGCATGACAAATTCGGTAAGGCCTTTGAAGAAGCTTATGTCGCTTACGAGAAAAAAGTAGATGCTGGTGAATTGAAACCATTCCGTCGCATTCCTGCGCAGCAATTGTGGCGCAAGATGTTGGGCATGTTGTTTGAAACTGGTCACCCATGGATCACATTTAAAGATCCTTGCAATATTCGTAGCCCACAACAACATATTGGTGTAGTGCACTCTTCTAACTTGTGTACTGAGATCACTCTGAACACAAACGAGAGCGAGATTGCAGTTTGCAACTTGGGTTCTGTGAACTTGACAGCGCACATGACTACTGATGCATCCGGCAAGATGATTTTGGATCACGAGAAACTCCAAAAAACTATCCGCACTGCAATGCGTATGTTGGACAACGTGATTGACATTAACTACTACGCTGTTGCAAAAGCGCGCAACTCCAACTTGAAGCACCGTCCAGTGGGTATGGGCATCATGGGCTTCCAAGATTGTCTGCACATGCAACGGATTCCTTACGCTAGCGATGAGGCAGTGAAGTTTGCTGATTCTTCAATGGAAGCAGTTTGCTACTACGCCTATCAAGCATCCAATGAGTTGGCTGAAGAGCGTGGCGTTTACAGTACCTACAAAGGTTCATTATGGGATCGTGGCATTCTTCCTCAAGACTCGGTGGCATTGTTGGCTGCAGAGAGAGGCGGATACCTTGAGGTGGATAGTTCCTCCACTATGAATTGGGATGGCTTACGTGCCCGCATTAAGCAGCACGGTATGCGCAACTCAAACTGCGTTGCGATCGCACCGACTGCAACAATTTCCAATATCATCGGTGTATCAGCCTGTATCGAGCCGACATTCCAGAACTTGTTCGTAAAATCTAACCTCTCAGGTGAGTTCACCGTAGTAAACGAGTACTTGGTTCGTGATTTAAAAGATCGCGGCCTTTGGGATGAAGTCATGATTGCGGATTTGAAGTATTTTGACGGTACCTTATCCAAGATTGATCGTGTTCCACAAGATTTGCGTGATTTATATGCCACCGCATTTGAAGTGGAGCCAAGCTGGCTGGTTGAGGCCGCCTCTCGTCGTCAGAAGTGGATTGACCAGGCACAGTCACTCAACATTTACATGGGTGGCGCATCTGGTAAGAAATTGGATGACACGTACAAATTGGCATGGTTGCGTGGTTTAAAGACCACCTATTACCTCCGCACAATGGCTGCAACGCACGTGGAGAAGTCTACGGTTGCGAGTGGTCAGTTAAATGCGGTATCTAGTGGCGGTGGTGTGAATGGTACTGATGCAGCAGCAGCGCAAGAGTTAGATGGCCCTGCTTGCACAATGCGCCCTGGTGATGCTGGATTTGAGGAATGTGAAGCATGTCAGTAA
- the obgE gene encoding GTPase ObgE: MKFIDEARIEVIAGQGGAGSASMRREKFIEFGGPDGGDGGKGGSVWATADRNINTLIDYRYAKTHTAKNGEPGRGADCYGRAGDDIELRMPVGTIISDYETGEPIADLTTHGERLCLAQGGVGGWGNIHFKSSTNRAPRQKTNGKDGERRKLKLELKVLADVGLLGMPNAGKSTLITAVSNARPKIADYPFTTLHPNLGVVRVGAERSFVIADIPGLIEGAAEGAGLGHRFLRHLQRTGVLLHLVDIAPFDDNIDPVADAVAIVNELRKYDEALVEKPRWLVLNKVDMIPEEDRKKVVADFIKRFKWKGPVFEISALTGLGCDKLCYSLQDYLDSVRKDRDDADERAADPRYQDQVQPEDKTPD; the protein is encoded by the coding sequence ATGAAATTTATAGACGAAGCTCGTATTGAAGTCATAGCCGGCCAAGGTGGTGCCGGGAGTGCCTCTATGCGCCGCGAAAAGTTTATCGAATTCGGTGGTCCTGATGGTGGCGACGGTGGCAAAGGCGGAAGCGTTTGGGCTACTGCGGATCGCAACATCAATACCTTGATTGACTATCGCTACGCTAAAACGCACACCGCAAAAAATGGTGAGCCCGGCCGTGGCGCTGATTGCTATGGTCGTGCTGGTGACGATATTGAGTTGCGTATGCCAGTGGGCACCATCATTTCTGATTACGAAACTGGTGAGCCGATTGCTGACTTAACTACTCACGGTGAGCGTCTTTGCTTGGCGCAGGGCGGTGTTGGTGGTTGGGGAAATATTCACTTTAAGAGTAGTACGAACCGCGCTCCTCGTCAAAAGACAAATGGCAAAGATGGCGAGCGTCGTAAGCTCAAGTTGGAACTAAAGGTATTGGCTGACGTAGGACTGCTGGGCATGCCTAATGCTGGTAAATCGACTTTGATTACCGCCGTATCTAATGCACGTCCAAAGATTGCAGACTATCCATTTACAACGCTGCACCCGAATTTAGGTGTAGTGCGGGTAGGCGCTGAGCGCAGCTTCGTGATTGCTGATATTCCTGGATTGATTGAGGGTGCTGCTGAAGGTGCTGGCTTGGGTCATCGTTTCTTAAGACACCTACAACGTACTGGTGTGCTCTTGCATTTAGTTGACATCGCACCATTTGATGACAATATTGATCCGGTGGCAGATGCTGTTGCTATCGTGAATGAATTGCGTAAATACGATGAAGCTTTGGTTGAAAAGCCACGCTGGTTAGTGCTGAACAAAGTCGATATGATTCCTGAAGAAGATCGCAAGAAAGTGGTTGCGGACTTTATTAAACGGTTTAAGTGGAAGGGTCCCGTATTTGAGATCTCTGCTTTGACAGGCCTAGGGTGCGATAAGCTGTGCTACTCATTGCAGGATTATTTAGATTCTGTTCGCAAGGATCGGGATGATGCAGATGAGCGTGCTGCTGACCCGCGTTACCAAGATCAAGTTCAGCCAGAAGATAAGACTCCAGATTAA
- a CDS encoding inner membrane protein YpjD has protein sequence MDILGYSSLDWLPSALYLLLLVFLGSQPKGKIESPAFTGLVQALILLILLVHGFELHNSVFTPEGFVFGFAQDLSLIAWVGLAFYWFQSWFLPISSLRWLVLCFALVCSVMPVMFSGTLISPKAVSDPWFKGHFIVATISVGLLSLAAMHAMLMSVQDRALHRQLAIIPNSRISHWLEDLPPLMAMESLLFNLLYVGVALLSLTVFSGLLFSQTLFGKPLVFDHKTIFALISWILFSGLLIARWRVGLRGRVAVRWVLSAYAALLLAYVGSRFVLEVILQRV, from the coding sequence ATGGATATTTTAGGTTACTCAAGCTTGGACTGGCTCCCTTCTGCACTTTATTTGCTCCTTTTGGTCTTTTTGGGTTCGCAGCCCAAGGGAAAGATTGAATCTCCGGCTTTTACAGGCTTGGTTCAGGCATTGATCCTATTGATTTTGTTGGTGCATGGATTTGAGCTGCACAACTCGGTCTTCACACCCGAGGGATTTGTATTTGGTTTTGCTCAGGATCTTTCACTAATTGCTTGGGTGGGCCTCGCGTTTTACTGGTTTCAGTCGTGGTTTCTACCGATTTCCAGTTTGCGCTGGCTTGTCTTATGTTTTGCTCTGGTTTGCTCTGTAATGCCAGTGATGTTTTCCGGCACCTTGATTTCTCCAAAGGCGGTATCTGATCCTTGGTTTAAGGGGCACTTTATTGTTGCTACTATTTCAGTTGGATTATTGAGTTTGGCAGCGATGCATGCCATGTTAATGAGTGTTCAGGATCGCGCGTTACACCGTCAGCTTGCCATCATCCCTAATAGCCGCATCTCTCACTGGTTAGAAGATTTGCCGCCACTGATGGCAATGGAAAGTCTCCTGTTTAACTTACTCTATGTGGGTGTTGCACTGTTAAGTTTGACAGTATTTTCTGGACTCCTCTTCTCGCAAACGCTATTTGGTAAGCCACTTGTTTTCGACCACAAAACTATTTTTGCGTTGATCTCCTGGATCTTATTTTCTGGCCTTCTAATAGCCCGTTGGCGTGTTGGTTTACGTGGGCGCGTCGCTGTTCGTTGGGTCTTGAGCGCTTATGCCGCCTTGCTTCTGGCCTATGTTGGCAGTCGATTTGTGTTGGAAGTGATTCTTCAGAGAGTATGA
- the rplU gene encoding 50S ribosomal protein L21, translating to MYAVIKTGGKQYKVAAGEKLKIEQIPAEIGSEITLDQVLAVGEGASLKLGDPLVNGAAVMATVVSQGRHDKVTIFKMRRRKHYQKHQGHRQNYTEILINTIKA from the coding sequence ATGTACGCGGTCATAAAAACCGGTGGCAAACAGTATAAAGTTGCTGCAGGCGAAAAATTGAAAATAGAACAGATACCAGCGGAAATCGGCAGCGAAATCACTCTTGACCAAGTCTTAGCCGTAGGCGAAGGCGCTTCACTCAAATTGGGTGATCCATTGGTTAATGGTGCAGCTGTGATGGCCACTGTCGTCTCCCAGGGACGTCACGATAAAGTGACAATCTTTAAGATGCGCCGTCGCAAGCATTATCAAAAGCACCAAGGCCATCGTCAGAATTACACAGAAATTCTGATCAACACGATCAAAGCCTAA
- the rpmA gene encoding 50S ribosomal protein L27, producing the protein MAQKKGGGSTRNGRDSESKRLGVKVFGGEQINAGSIIIRQRGTRVHPGMNVGIGKDHTLFALIDGQVQFGVKGALKKAQVSVLPRS; encoded by the coding sequence ATGGCACAGAAAAAAGGCGGCGGCTCGACACGAAATGGCCGCGACTCAGAATCGAAACGCTTAGGCGTTAAAGTTTTCGGCGGTGAGCAGATCAACGCTGGTAGCATCATTATTCGTCAACGTGGTACACGAGTACATCCGGGTATGAACGTTGGTATTGGTAAGGATCACACTTTGTTTGCCTTAATTGATGGACAAGTGCAATTTGGCGTTAAGGGTGCTTTGAAGAAGGCCCAGGTTTCAGTTCTCCCGCGTTCATAA
- a CDS encoding RNA pyrophosphohydrolase: protein MLDREGYRPNVGIVILNSHNEVFWGKRVGQHSWQFPQGGIQHGESPEQAMYRELHEEVGLLPEHVQIIGRTRDWLRYDVPEEFLRRQQTSKNHRASYRGQKQIWFLLRLVGLDSDIHLRASEHPEFDAWRWVPFWIQLDSVIDFKREVYELALSELARYLSRGMRMQQLAWGSPLDLLQSLYGAEEDEPKEEKPTDKP from the coding sequence ATGCTTGACCGTGAAGGGTATCGACCCAATGTCGGCATAGTCATCCTAAACAGCCATAACGAGGTTTTCTGGGGAAAACGCGTTGGGCAGCATTCGTGGCAGTTCCCGCAGGGCGGGATTCAACATGGAGAGAGCCCAGAGCAGGCCATGTACCGCGAATTGCATGAGGAAGTTGGCTTGCTGCCAGAACATGTCCAAATTATTGGACGAACCAGGGACTGGCTTCGTTACGACGTCCCGGAGGAATTCTTACGCCGCCAGCAAACCTCAAAAAATCATCGCGCAAGCTATCGCGGCCAAAAGCAAATCTGGTTTTTACTGCGTTTAGTGGGCTTAGATAGCGATATTCACCTACGCGCTTCTGAGCATCCTGAATTCGATGCTTGGCGCTGGGTGCCTTTTTGGATTCAACTCGATTCCGTCATTGATTTCAAGCGCGAAGTCTACGAATTAGCTCTCTCTGAGCTTGCGCGCTATTTATCCCGTGGCATGCGTATGCAGCAACTTGCCTGGGGATCCCCGCTCGATTTGCTTCAATCCCTTTACGGGGCCGAAGAAGATGAGCCCAAAGAAGAAAAGCCAACCGATAAGCCATGA
- a CDS encoding CNP1-like family protein, giving the protein MMKFSICTPRLPILSLVLGLALAGCAGDPLESGVDPFAPMVFKEGATAMPLNPPNRATIQPFYVSQQTIFKFAVDTNSILIGNDGITRYIVILTSPNGNSQVQYEGIRCDSFQWRLYGTLENGAWKENPLSTWRAIQSNVPNRYQAALAQGAFCNFSSQEKSVKAIVNSLNPNGFTGQSKPTNSNGVM; this is encoded by the coding sequence ATGATGAAATTCTCTATTTGCACCCCTCGACTTCCTATCCTCAGTCTAGTTTTGGGTTTAGCCCTCGCTGGGTGTGCTGGCGACCCTCTAGAAAGTGGTGTTGATCCATTTGCACCGATGGTTTTTAAAGAGGGTGCAACAGCGATGCCGCTAAATCCGCCCAATAGAGCAACTATTCAGCCTTTTTATGTCTCACAACAGACTATTTTTAAGTTTGCAGTCGATACGAACTCTATTTTGATTGGCAACGATGGCATCACCAGATATATCGTGATCCTGACAAGCCCCAATGGCAATAGCCAAGTCCAATACGAAGGTATTCGCTGTGACTCCTTCCAATGGCGCCTCTATGGCACCCTAGAGAATGGTGCCTGGAAAGAAAATCCTTTATCCACTTGGCGTGCTATTCAAAGCAATGTACCAAATCGCTATCAAGCCGCGTTAGCACAAGGTGCATTTTGCAACTTTTCTTCTCAAGAAAAGAGTGTCAAGGCTATCGTTAATTCGCTTAATCCAAATGGTTTTACTGGGCAGAGTAAACCTACCAACTCAAATGGCGTGATGTAA